Part of the Tolypothrix sp. PCC 7910 genome, AGTATAAAGGCTTCAACCACAGCGGCAAATTCAAATAATTGTCTATGAGAGCCATACGCACCCGCAGTCAGGATAAAATTTTGAACCTGTTGAAAAACATCAAACAAGGTATTTCCGCGCAGGATATTTACGTAGAATTGCGTAATCGTAATCAGAGTATGGGATTAGCAACTGTTTACCGCTCTTTAGAAGCCTTAAAAATGGAAGGTTTGGTACAAATCAGGACTCTGGCAAATGGTGAAGCCCTCTATAGCCTAGCGCAACAAGATAAACATCATCTTACTTGTTTGCAATGCGGTGTCTCTATTCCGATTAATCAATGCCCAGTTCATGATTTGGAAGAGAAGTTACAAGAAAAGCATAAGTTTAAAATTTTTTACCACACACTTGAGTTTTTTGGGTTATGTACTCAATGTCAAAATAATCAAGCGGCTGAGGTGAGTGAGTAGGGAATGGGTAATTGGTGACTGGTAATTGGTAATTGGTGATTGCTATTATCCTCTTGTCCCCTTGTTGCCCTAACCTCCCTCATCCTATAGAAATGTGATATTTGCTGGGCATTTAGTAATACACTGAGAACGGGAAACCTCTCTGGCAGTGATTTTCATGTCGCTCTCAAGGAAATGGAATTTTTTTTATACTGTTTCTCATCTGGAATTAGAGCGATCGCCCCAGAAAAAATATGCATAAAATCAAAATCCTTTCCTGTGGATTGCTGTTTCTGGCTTATCCAAGTCTCAGTTATGCATCTGAAGCTGTACCCTCTACTGAGTCTCTAGAAGCTGTCACAGAAGAATTTCCGCAACAGCGATCACTTGTAAGTAATGAAGCCAAGGATTTGCAAGGACAAGCACCGCTTATTGCTTTTCCAGATATTGCACCAGAGAAATTACAAAAACAGCGAGACGCAAATTTTTTGTGGCTCATGAGTGAAAATTCTACTCAGAATGTGCAGCCAGCGGTGCCGCTTTCCCCATTACAAGCACCCCCTACTCAATTGCATAACTTGGAAACAGCTAATCAACTAAGACAGGGTGCAGTTCAGTTGGAAGGTGGTTTTCTGCAAGTTTTACCAACAGATAATTCTGTTTCGGGCACAGGTTTGCAAACTTATCAGTTGGCTATTGACTGGGGAATTACAGACAACTTCCAGATAGGTTTTACAGGCGATATTTTCGATGATTATTTACAATGCCCAGTTAGAAGTGGATGCACTTACTTTACTACCGTCAGTTATGGCACTAAGTTAAAATATCAAATTATCAACCAAAATCGTTGGGCTGTTGGTGTTGCAGGCACGTTTCAGCTATTAAATATATCTGCGAATGCTGGTGTTTTTAAAAATAGTCCAAACAAACAATTTGTTGTTGTAACGCCTATTGGTGCTTTGCAATTGCCAATTACCTACAAAGCATCTCCAAATCTGCAACTACATTTCACTCCAGGAGTTGTTTTCTTTCCAGAAAAAGTTGCGGATGGAGATTTTTTTGGGACTTTTTTCAATATTGGCACAGGGTTTAGCTGGCAAACTTCCAGAAGAGTTAACTTGTTTGCCAATATACAAACTCCCTTAGGACCAGGAGGTAATACTTTTATTGCCAAAGACCGCTCCATTACTAGGAAATTAGTGTGGACGGTCGGTATAGATTATGCGCTTAATCCTAGAATGGGAGCAGAAGTTTATGCTACTAACAGTTATGGTGCAACACCAACCACAGGCTTGTTGAGCTTTATTCCTGATGGTGATGATTTATTATTGGGTGTTCGCTTTAAGCACGTTATTGATTTTGGGCAAGGGTATGCAGCGAATTTTAGTAATACTCCTCCTACCACACTTTCCTACCGCGATCGCACATTACTATTTGATGGGTTGACACTTTCAACAGCGAGTACTCTACCAACTGGCAATTTCCAATTTAGAGGCGGGTTAGGTACACGTGGTAGTTCTAGTTTTACCCTCGCTTACGGCTTAACAGATGATTCACAGTTAGAACTGAGTGTTGATCAATTCGCCTCAAGCGATCGCTTTTCTGAACAAGACATATCTGGGACAGGAATCAAAATCGGTGGTGCAATGAAACTCAAGTTTTTCGATCAAGTCCGAGGAGATGGTGTTACCCTCAGCACGAAACTTTCAGGGATCAGTGAGACAGAATTACAATCAGGTGGTCTCAACGGAACTTTATACGTAGAGTTGCCTATCAACTATCAACTCAATTCCCAAACAGCCATTTCCATTAATCCCAAGGGAGCATTTTTTGGATCGAATAGGCGTATAGGGGTAGGAATAGGAATTAACCAGGCGATCGCAGATTGGCTGCAATTGATTGGAGAATTTACCCCTGTTTTAGATGGCAAGAGAAGTACCTGGGCAACAGGCTTGCGCTTCTTACCCAGTTCACGCTTTGGATTAGATATTTTTGCAACTAACGCCATTGGGCAAAGTGGCTTAGGCACTTTAAACGCAGAACCCGACGGTACAAATTTTGGTTTTAGCGTCATTTGGGGAATTTGAAATTTGGGAATGGGGCATGGGGCATGGGGCATTGGGCATTGGGTAATTGGAATTTCTCCTCTGCCCCCTGCTTCCTATGTCCCTCATCCCCGATGATTTATCCCCGATATCTCTTGCCCATCACCAATAATGGACTTTATACCCTCTAAGGTAGCGGGAATACTGCGTGGGTCGATAAACATGACCTTGCTGCTATCACTTTTGCCAATTGTTGCTCCCATATCCAGATAACCCAAAGCAAATAAAACTTCCAAAGATTTTTGAACGTCGGGGTTATTTTTGATTTTTTGGGCAATAATTTCTGCAGATTCAGCAATAGCTTGGGCTTTGAGAACTTGTTGTTGACGTTCAGCTTGCGCCCTGAGAACGATCGCTTTTTGTTCGGCTTCTGCTTGTAAAATTACAGCTTTTTGACGGGCTTCTGCGTCTAAAAGTTGGGCATCGGCTTTACCTCTAGCGCTATTAACAGCAGATTCGCGATCGCCTTCCGATGTTAGGATAGATGCCCGTTTGCGCCGTTCAGCTGACATCTGTAATTCCATCGATTCTTGCACCGCTTTTGAGGGGATAATATCTCGCAGTTCTACCCGTGTGACTTTCACACCCCAAGGATCTGTAGCAATATCTAAATCCCGCAAGAGAAGTTCATTAATTTGAGAACGGGCGGTAAAGGTTTCATCTAACTCTAGTTGTCCCATCTCTGAACGAATTTGAGTGAGAACCAAATTCACCATTGCCGACTGGAGATTTTCTACTTTGTAATAAGCCCTTTCCATATCCATGATGCGCCAGTAAACTACAGCATCAACTGTGATGGAAACGTTGTCACGGGTAATACACTGTTGTGGCGGAATATCTAAGACTTTTTCGCGGATAGTTTGCTTGTAGACAATCTTATCGAGGAAAGGAGTAACAAAGTTTAGCCCAGGGCCTAGCTTTTTGTTGTAGCTACCCAATTTTTCCACTAAGGCTTCATCACCTTGATTAATAACCTTGACTGAACCTGCTAAAGCAGAACCTCCAAGTGCCAAAAATATCAGTAAAAAGAACTGTTCCATAATAATTCTCCTAATTTTTCTGTAGGGATTGGGGATTGGAGACTGGGGACAAGGAGAGAAATTCTAATTACCAATTACCCAATGCCCAATGCCCAATGCCCCATGCCCAATGCCCAACTAAGAATGCAACAAATGTTCCGGCATCACAATCAAAGTGGTGCCTTCTCTGCGGACAATATAAACTCTTTGATGAGATGCAACACTGAGTTTGTCATCGTCACATCTTGCTTGCCAAGAATTTCCTTCGTATAGAACCCGGCCCGTTTTCCCAGGCGGAATTTCTGTTAGAGTTTCAGCTGTAATTGCATCTTGGATGTTTGATTTACGTCGTCGCGGTTGTAAAAACCTGCGAGAACCCACAATTAGCAATGTGGACAGCAACAGCCAGGCTATAACTTGCAGCCATACAGTTCGCAGAATGAATTGAGATAGTAGCGCCACAATAAAAGCGCTAATTCCCATCATGAAAGCGACAAAAGCAGACGGCAAGAACAGTTCCATTAAACATAAAACTGCTCCTGCTAAGAGCCAGATTACGGTATAACTTGGCATAGCGTCATCCTAAGACGTTACATTTGCGTAAATGTATTTCTCCTATTAGATCCACCCAGAGGCTGGCTGTTTCCAAAAGACAAAATATGGTATTTTAACCATCAATTTTGATTAATTTCCGTAACAACATGTAGCCAGAGGTACAAAAATCCAGTCTATTCTAGCCCTTAAGTATTTGACTGCAATATGTAATCGAAATTCATGAGTTAATTTGTTTCCTAAATTTATACCATTATGATTTCTACTCAACGGGTCATTTATTGCATCAATCCAGACTGTACTAACCCTATAAATTCTTTGGGGAGTCGTGTTTGTGGTAATTGTCAGACTCCTTTGGTTCATCGCTATCTTTGGACAACTGGCCCTAAAGCTGCCAAAATCCCATCCGGAACAACGGTGGCAGATAGATATGAGGTTATTACGCAGCAAGTTTGGTTAGATACGCAACCTGGGTTACTACCAGATATCCCAGAAGAATTGCCAAATGAAGTGCTTGCTTATCTGCGGTTATATTATGAGCGATTGCATATCCCACAACCTTACGGATATATTCCAGAATTTGAGGGCAGTGGAAATCATATCTTGTTACTGGAAAACGTGCCGATCGCAGAAAATGGCAATCTTTATCCTGCGATCGCAGATGCATGGGAACAAGCAACAGCAGTTAGACAAGTTTACTGGCTGTGGCAAATTCTCCAACTGTGGAAGCCGTTATCAGAATTAGAAGTTGCTAACAGTTTACTCATGTTAAACAACCTGCGGGTGCAAGGTTGGTGTGTGCGCTTGTTAGAACTTCACCAGACACAAGATAACTTAGTTAGTTTGCAAGATTTAGGGCGATTTTGGCAGCCTTTGGTAGCATCTGCAAAACCAGCAGTAGCCGAAAAGTTACAGAACATCGTCAAGCAGATGTGTGGATATGAAGTTGATTTGGAAGCAATTACCAATCAACTCAATGCTTTATTACTTTCAGCCGCAGCAGAGTTGCCATTCAATGTAGAAGTATTGGGTGCTACTGATGCTGGGATGCAAATGACGCGTAATGAAGACGCTTGCTACCCTGCTAACGCTAACGACTTAGAAGAATTCCTCGTACCACAGTTATCAATTGTTTGCGATGGTATTGGCGGACATCAAGGCGGTGAGGTAGCTAGTCAACTAGCAGTACAATCCTTAAAATTGCAAATCCGTGCCTTATTAGCCGATGTCTCGCAAGAAGGCGAGGTTGTCAAGCCAGAATTATTCACAGAACAACTAGAAGCTTGCTTACGGATAGTAAATAATGTGATTTGCGCCCGTAACGATGAGCAAAACCGCCAAGGTAGAGAACGCATGGCTACAACCCTCGTAATGGCATTGCAAGTGCCGCAACGAGTACAGACTACCTCTGGCAAGGAATCTAAAAATGCCCATGAACTTTACTTGGCTAGTGTTGGCGATAGCCGTGCTTATTGGATTACCCGTAATTATTGCCAACTCTTAACAGTCGATGACGATGTCGCAGCACGGGAAGTCCGCTTTGCTCGCAATTTATATCGTCAAGCTTTAATGAGACCAGATGCAACGGCTCTTACTCAAGCTTTGGGAGCCAGAGATGCCGAATCTCTTCGGGTAGAAATCAGGCGCTTCATTTTGGAAGAGGATGGCATCTTATTGTTATGTTCCGATGGTTTAAGTGACAATAATTGGGT contains:
- a CDS encoding Fur family transcriptional regulator — encoded protein: MRAIRTRSQDKILNLLKNIKQGISAQDIYVELRNRNQSMGLATVYRSLEALKMEGLVQIRTLANGEALYSLAQQDKHHLTCLQCGVSIPINQCPVHDLEEKLQEKHKFKIFYHTLEFFGLCTQCQNNQAAEVSE
- a CDS encoding porin; translated protein: MHKIKILSCGLLFLAYPSLSYASEAVPSTESLEAVTEEFPQQRSLVSNEAKDLQGQAPLIAFPDIAPEKLQKQRDANFLWLMSENSTQNVQPAVPLSPLQAPPTQLHNLETANQLRQGAVQLEGGFLQVLPTDNSVSGTGLQTYQLAIDWGITDNFQIGFTGDIFDDYLQCPVRSGCTYFTTVSYGTKLKYQIINQNRWAVGVAGTFQLLNISANAGVFKNSPNKQFVVVTPIGALQLPITYKASPNLQLHFTPGVVFFPEKVADGDFFGTFFNIGTGFSWQTSRRVNLFANIQTPLGPGGNTFIAKDRSITRKLVWTVGIDYALNPRMGAEVYATNSYGATPTTGLLSFIPDGDDLLLGVRFKHVIDFGQGYAANFSNTPPTTLSYRDRTLLFDGLTLSTASTLPTGNFQFRGGLGTRGSSSFTLAYGLTDDSQLELSVDQFASSDRFSEQDISGTGIKIGGAMKLKFFDQVRGDGVTLSTKLSGISETELQSGGLNGTLYVELPINYQLNSQTAISINPKGAFFGSNRRIGVGIGINQAIADWLQLIGEFTPVLDGKRSTWATGLRFLPSSRFGLDIFATNAIGQSGLGTLNAEPDGTNFGFSVIWGI
- a CDS encoding SPFH domain-containing protein, which encodes MEQFFLLIFLALGGSALAGSVKVINQGDEALVEKLGSYNKKLGPGLNFVTPFLDKIVYKQTIREKVLDIPPQQCITRDNVSITVDAVVYWRIMDMERAYYKVENLQSAMVNLVLTQIRSEMGQLELDETFTARSQINELLLRDLDIATDPWGVKVTRVELRDIIPSKAVQESMELQMSAERRKRASILTSEGDRESAVNSARGKADAQLLDAEARQKAVILQAEAEQKAIVLRAQAERQQQVLKAQAIAESAEIIAQKIKNNPDVQKSLEVLFALGYLDMGATIGKSDSSKVMFIDPRSIPATLEGIKSIIGDGQEISGINHRG
- a CDS encoding NfeD family protein, which produces MPSYTVIWLLAGAVLCLMELFLPSAFVAFMMGISAFIVALLSQFILRTVWLQVIAWLLLSTLLIVGSRRFLQPRRRKSNIQDAITAETLTEIPPGKTGRVLYEGNSWQARCDDDKLSVASHQRVYIVRREGTTLIVMPEHLLHS
- a CDS encoding protein phosphatase 2C domain-containing protein, with protein sequence MISTQRVIYCINPDCTNPINSLGSRVCGNCQTPLVHRYLWTTGPKAAKIPSGTTVADRYEVITQQVWLDTQPGLLPDIPEELPNEVLAYLRLYYERLHIPQPYGYIPEFEGSGNHILLLENVPIAENGNLYPAIADAWEQATAVRQVYWLWQILQLWKPLSELEVANSLLMLNNLRVQGWCVRLLELHQTQDNLVSLQDLGRFWQPLVASAKPAVAEKLQNIVKQMCGYEVDLEAITNQLNALLLSAAAELPFNVEVLGATDAGMQMTRNEDACYPANANDLEEFLVPQLSIVCDGIGGHQGGEVASQLAVQSLKLQIRALLADVSQEGEVVKPELFTEQLEACLRIVNNVICARNDEQNRQGRERMATTLVMALQVPQRVQTTSGKESKNAHELYLASVGDSRAYWITRNYCQLLTVDDDVAAREVRFARNLYRQALMRPDATALTQALGARDAESLRVEIRRFILEEDGILLLCSDGLSDNNWVEQSWQQYAVPVLTGKLALEDALQRWINLANQKNGHDNASVVMTLYGISREYLVSLTYKQPQVEIIEAEPSAAAIPESSPILVDLDITAEEATPTSAEKPSRGKPALLIGGLLLLLLGGTTIGLFVLSQLQPQTFQQMCRQLPPSVQQVCPK